The DNA window TAAAAGCACGGTCGTGACTTACGATAATCAATCCTCCATCATACTGGCATAAAGCATTCTCAAGGCACTGAATCGAAGGTATATCCATGTGATTGGTTGGCTCGTCCATGATAACAAGTGACGGAATTTTCAAGAGTCCGAGGGCCAGCATTATTTTCCTCATCTCACCGGGACTTGGTATTTCAGAATGAATAACCCTATCCGGTTCTGAGCCGAGACGATGAACTGCGGTCAGTAAAAGTCCGAGGCTCCCACCGTCAAGTTGACTCATCACGTCCCGTGTTTTTCCCCATAATTGTGTGTCAATTTCCTGGGGGACGTAAACAACATGTTCAGGTAGAAGACGGATTTTCCGGATAATGAAATTGATCAAAGTGCTTTTCCCTGTGCCGTTCCCTCCGATTATCGCGATCCTGTCATCGGGAGACACATTGATATCGGGCACCAGCAATTTCTTTTCAGGACCCAAGGGAATGCTTTGTTCCTCAATAGCAACAAGGGAATTGCGTTCGGATATCTCACCCTTGAAGATGATACCATTGGTCTTGCGTCTGCGAAAATAGATTGAGGACGCATCGCTTCCCAACTTGTCGGCTCGCGCTTCAAGTAGTTTGACTTTCCGGGCACCTTTTTTATCCTTCCCGGTGAGCCGCGCAGCATCCACCTTGCACTTAGCGTCACGATCGTTTCTGGGGATTTTTCTTTTTGAGAGCTTACCTGCTTTTCCATCTTCACGCTGTCTCATGGAGGCGGCCCTTTTTTTCGTGTCGCGGTATCTGGCCAGTGCAAGCCGGTAGTTTTTCTCACGTACGGCATCCTCAAATTGCTGGTTTTCATACCCTTCCGTGAAATTTGCCCGGCGAAGCATTGCATAACCTGGGCGCATGAACAGACAGGAATGGCATAATGCATCAAGCATGTCCCTTTCATGTGATACCAAAATACCAATGCTATTGAAGGTTAGCAGCGATGAGAGGAGCAATTGCTTTGTTTTAATATCAATGTGATTGAAAGGCTCGTCAAGCACGAGAATATCCGGCTCGCTCCAGAGAGCCATTCCAATTTGCAAGCGTTTTCGTTCGCCATGGCTTAACGTATCCCACCTGTCCGCCCAATCAGTATCGATTTCAAGCATTGAGCATAGTTTACCTGACAGCGATTCCGCTTTAATAATAAATTCCGCAACACGGTCTGGAGGATTGACAGTGCTTTGCTCGCAGTAAAAAGACTTTAAACCATCATCAATGATAACGGAACCTCTTGTGGGCAAAAGAATACCTGCGGCAAGTTTTGCTACAGTAGATTTGCCAACTCCGTTAGGACCGACGATACCTGTCCACCCTTTCGAGAAATGTACGTTCAGTGATGAAACAATCGGTTCCTGCAATATATGGTAAGAAAACGAAACATCGACAAATTTAAGATTTTTTGCTGACATCAGCCTCTCCTTGAATTGCATAATCATGGCCTGGCGACCTGAGGTTTATACCGAAAGAGAGGATTATAAAATTCACTCTTTCAGTTAGTCAGCATTTTTCATACTTAAATTTGCTCCTTTATTGAGGTTAATAAATTATTTCATGTTGATGTTTTTTGTCAATACATTTAAATAGTTATTCCCATCAAAGTTCAGGCTCAAAAAATCGAAATGATTCATTACGAATAAAACTTTATGACGGATGTTCGGAACAATGATTGACTGGATCAATTCCTTCTCCGTACTCCTTGACCCCGAAAGTTATGGAACAGGTCAATAATATACCTGAAAATACAAAGCGGCAGAAAATCCCGCCTCCTGAAAAGTTTAAGTCATATCTTGCAGGTGA is part of the Spirochaetota bacterium genome and encodes:
- a CDS encoding ABC-F family ATP-binding cassette domain-containing protein translates to MSAKNLKFVDVSFSYHILQEPIVSSLNVHFSKGWTGIVGPNGVGKSTVAKLAAGILLPTRGSVIIDDGLKSFYCEQSTVNPPDRVAEFIIKAESLSGKLCSMLEIDTDWADRWDTLSHGERKRLQIGMALWSEPDILVLDEPFNHIDIKTKQLLLSSLLTFNSIGILVSHERDMLDALCHSCLFMRPGYAMLRRANFTEGYENQQFEDAVREKNYRLALARYRDTKKRAASMRQREDGKAGKLSKRKIPRNDRDAKCKVDAARLTGKDKKGARKVKLLEARADKLGSDASSIYFRRRKTNGIIFKGEISERNSLVAIEEQSIPLGPEKKLLVPDINVSPDDRIAIIGGNGTGKSTLINFIIRKIRLLPEHVVYVPQEIDTQLWGKTRDVMSQLDGGSLGLLLTAVHRLGSEPDRVIHSEIPSPGEMRKIMLALGLLKIPSLVIMDEPTNHMDIPSIQCLENALCQYDGGLIIVSHDRAFIRNTTNIIWEIVGSGSELKLKI